GGGACATGACCCGCTCCCCCTCCAGACTCGCCAGCTTCAGCTCCGCATCCAGCGCCAGCAGCACGGGTGGCAAATCGCCAATGGGTGAGGCCGTACCAATATTTCCCCCCAGCGTGGCGCGGTTCCGCACCTGCCGTGCCGCAAACCAGTGAATCATCTCATCCATGCAGGGAAACACGCCGTGAAGCTGTGTCTCGATGTGGCTTAGGGGAATCGCCGCGCCAATTTCTACAAACTCGTCGGTTTGCACCAACGTCTTCAGTTCCGCCACCGCTTCTAGGGAAATCAGCACCGGAAACTCTCGCCGCTGAAGCTCTAGCCCCAGGTCGGTCGCGCCTGCCACCAGCGTTGCATCGGGATGGTCGCGCAGCAGTTCCAGCACCTCCCGAAGCCTCGTCGGGCGATAGAACTGTCCGTGTTCCGTGAAGCAGTAGGGCATCAGCTCGGCATCTGCCTCGGCCAGATACTCGCTGAAATGGTCGCAGGGCGTTTCGGCAGCCGCAGCCTGGGCCGCCCGGCGAATCGGCAAATAGCCCGTGCAGCGACAGAGATTGCCCTCCACCGCCACATCGTCCAGCTTGCCGTCGTAGTAGGCGGCGAACATGCTCATGATGAAACCCGGCGTGCAATAGCCACACTGGGAGCCACCCAGCTTCACCATTGCGTCTTGAACAGGGTGCAGCTTGCCGTTGGCCACGCCTTCCACCGTGATCACTTCGCGCCCCACCATCGACCCCAGCGGAATCAGGCAGCTATTTACCGCCTGGTAATGGGGCTTGCCATCTACGCCCACGCCGACCACGGCCACGGTGCAAGCTCCGCAGTCCCCATCGCCGCAGCCTTCCTTCGTGCCTACACGCCCAATGAGCCGGAGGAAATCCAGCAGCGTGGTGGTGAGGGGAACGTCTTTGATACGAACGCGATCGCCATTGATAGTAATCGCTAGTTGGGTTTCGAGTTGCTGTGTCACAGGAGCGTCAGGAGTAGCGTCTGAGGGATGGCGTTTGATGGATATCTGGATGGATATCTCTAGATGGATATCTCTAGATGGATATCTAACGGTTTATTGAATAAGTAGATGAATCCGGATCTCGCTTAGGGACAAAAGATTAGG
The Thermoleptolyngbya sichuanensis A183 DNA segment above includes these coding regions:
- the xdhA gene encoding xanthine dehydrogenase small subunit, giving the protein MTQQLETQLAITINGDRVRIKDVPLTTTLLDFLRLIGRVGTKEGCGDGDCGACTVAVVGVGVDGKPHYQAVNSCLIPLGSMVGREVITVEGVANGKLHPVQDAMVKLGGSQCGYCTPGFIMSMFAAYYDGKLDDVAVEGNLCRCTGYLPIRRAAQAAAAETPCDHFSEYLAEADAELMPYCFTEHGQFYRPTRLREVLELLRDHPDATLVAGATDLGLELQRREFPVLISLEAVAELKTLVQTDEFVEIGAAIPLSHIETQLHGVFPCMDEMIHWFAARQVRNRATLGGNIGTASPIGDLPPVLLALDAELKLASLEGERVMSLSRFFQGYRQTDLQPGEVIQSVWIPKGITPGAAQRLSQSYKIGKRGTDDISIVAAAYVVDLDSEKRVVHARLGYGGVAATPIRATAVEEFLVGKPWSMDTVQQAKPMLYSAFTPLTDLRGSADYRKMLVANLFEKFFVEFAAAAGVEV